In Petrotoga miotherma DSM 10691, the following are encoded in one genomic region:
- a CDS encoding type II secretion system protein GspD, with protein MIKKILKRSISFVILSLMCLLAFSQEVTAPKVTATFYNTDLIEALNEISLQTGVTILTDQYVSGLVTADFVEVDLEKALNILLLPGGYSYKRIDENIYFVGLADPQSHNFLNLVEMQVFSLNYISVEKFLNLIPENLLQYIKTNEETNQIVVYAPQNTIDYIKDLVDKLDKSEPYIELTVYIVETNERYSDLIKGNVFNINQEGIINSFSFTSPAIGFSIQDLFEAEIEMYEKNETANLVTKQVVNVLPGEPALLSLKNLESIVFTTYRNEFRNIESGIEIEMTPTMMNQILQISFKTKTTNLMEVTKDSYLLSESELETKVNLNPNEILLIADLDLSQLYSKNGGTTLLKDLPFLRFLFGDNQNTDESKRMMIFLTATPTLEGVDQK; from the coding sequence GTGATAAAAAAAATATTAAAAAGATCAATTTCTTTTGTTATTTTATCACTTATGTGTTTATTAGCCTTTTCTCAAGAAGTTACTGCACCAAAAGTGACTGCAACTTTCTATAACACCGATTTGATAGAAGCTCTGAATGAAATATCTCTTCAAACAGGGGTTACAATTTTAACCGATCAATACGTAAGTGGCTTGGTCACAGCAGACTTTGTAGAAGTGGATTTAGAAAAGGCGTTGAATATACTTCTACTTCCCGGAGGCTACTCTTACAAAAGAATTGATGAAAATATTTACTTTGTGGGATTAGCTGATCCTCAAAGTCATAATTTTTTGAACTTAGTTGAAATGCAAGTGTTTTCTTTGAATTATATTTCGGTGGAAAAATTTTTAAATTTGATTCCCGAAAATCTACTCCAATACATAAAAACTAACGAAGAAACTAACCAAATAGTCGTGTACGCTCCACAAAATACAATAGATTATATAAAAGATCTGGTTGACAAGTTGGATAAGAGTGAACCATATATTGAATTAACCGTTTATATCGTTGAAACAAATGAAAGGTACTCTGATTTGATAAAGGGCAACGTGTTCAACATAAACCAAGAAGGTATAATTAACAGTTTTTCTTTTACGAGTCCTGCAATTGGATTTTCTATACAAGATCTTTTTGAGGCTGAAATAGAGATGTACGAAAAGAACGAAACCGCAAATTTAGTTACTAAACAGGTTGTCAACGTTTTACCAGGAGAGCCAGCGTTATTAAGTTTGAAGAATCTAGAGAGTATCGTTTTTACTACCTACAGAAACGAATTCAGAAATATTGAAAGTGGAATAGAAATAGAAATGACCCCAACTATGATGAATCAAATACTTCAAATTTCTTTTAAGACAAAAACAACAAACTTAATGGAAGTTACAAAAGATAGCTATTTACTTTCAGAATCGGAGTTGGAGACTAAAGTGAATTTAAACCCCAACGAAATTTTGCTAATTGCTGATTTAGATTTGAGTCAACTTTATTCAAAAAATGGGGGAACAACGTTGTTGAAAGATCTTCCTTTTCTTAGATTTTTATTCGGTGATAACCAAAACACTGATGAGAGCAAACGGATGATGATTTTTTTAACTGCTACCCCAACCTTAGAAGGGGTTGATCAAAAATGA